Part of the Devosia sp. SL43 genome, GCCCTCATGGTGAGGTGCGAGCTCTTGCGAGCCTCGAACCACGAGGGCGTGGCACTTAACTCCGCAACCCCGGCGCTTCTTGCCCGGTGCTCTGCACATATTCGGTATAGCCACCGCCATAGACATGCACACCCTCGGGCGTCAGCTCCAGCACGCGGTTACTGAGCGCCGCGAGAAAATGACGGTCGTGGCTGACGAACAGCATCGTGCCTTCATAGGCGCTGAGCGCGGTGATCAGCATTTCCTTGGTAGCGATGTCGAGATGGTTGGTCGGCTCGTCCAGCACGAGAAAATTCGGCGGATCGAACAGCATCATCGCCATCACCAGCCGCGCCTTCTCGCCGCCCGACAGCACCCGGCACTTCTTCTCGATCTCGTCGCCGGTAAAGCCAAAGGCCCCCGCCAGAGCACGCAGTGGCGCCTGACCCGCCTGCGGGAATGAGCTTTCCAGCTGCTGGAACACCGTCAGGTCGCCATCGAGCACATCCATGGCATGCTGGGCGAAATAGGCCATCTTGACCGACGGACCGCGCGACACCGTGCCTTGATCGGGATCAGCCGTACCGGTCACCAGCTTGAGCAGCGTCGATTTGCCGGCGCCGTTGACGCCCATAATGCACCAGCGCTCACGCCGCCGAACATGGAAATCGAGCCCGTCATAGATCGTGCGGCTGCCATAGCTTTTGGAAACATTCTTGAGCAGGGCGACGTCCTCGCCCGAACGCGGCGCCGGGCGGAATTCGAAATCCACCACTTGGCGCCGCTTGGGCGGTTCGACACGGTCGATCTTGTCGAGCTTCTTAACCCGGCTCTGCACCTGCGCGGCATGCGACGCCCGCGCCTTGAAGCGGGCGATGAAGTCCAGTTCCTTGGCCAGCATCGCCTGCTGGCGCTCGAACTGCGCCTGCTGGTTCTTTTCGGCGATGGCGCGCTGCTGCTGGTAGAATTCGTAATTGCCCGAATAGCTGGTCAGCGAGCCGGCATCGATCTCGATGATCTTGGTACAGATGCGATTCATGAATTCTCGGTCATGGCTGGTCATGAACAGCGCG contains:
- a CDS encoding ABC-F family ATP-binding cassette domain-containing protein; amino-acid sequence: MIRLESIGKQNGKQIVFIDASATLLKGEKVGLVGPNGAGKTTLFRMITGEEQPDEGQVSVDKGLTIGYFSQDVGEMAGRSVVSETMDGAGPVSALITEMRALEADMGDPDKADEMDAIIERYGEVQHQFEELDGYSLDGRAREVLDGLGFSQEMMDGDVGALSGGWKMRVALARILLMRPDALLLDEPSNHLDLESLIWLEEFLQNYAGALFMTSHDREFMNRICTKIIEIDAGSLTSYSGNYEFYQQQRAIAEKNQQAQFERQQAMLAKELDFIARFKARASHAAQVQSRVKKLDKIDRVEPPKRRQVVDFEFRPAPRSGEDVALLKNVSKSYGSRTIYDGLDFHVRRRERWCIMGVNGAGKSTLLKLVTGTADPDQGTVSRGPSVKMAYFAQHAMDVLDGDLTVFQQLESSFPQAGQAPLRALAGAFGFTGDEIEKKCRVLSGGEKARLVMAMMLFDPPNFLVLDEPTNHLDIATKEMLITALSAYEGTMLFVSHDRHFLAALSNRVLELTPEGVHVYGGGYTEYVQSTGQEAPGLRS